A genomic region of Thunnus maccoyii chromosome 13, fThuMac1.1, whole genome shotgun sequence contains the following coding sequences:
- the mat2b gene encoding methionine adenosyltransferase 2 subunit beta isoform X1 — MSRAELRINFSPGRVQLVQEEVLVPTLRVLVTGATGLLGRAVCREFENNGWFVIGTGYRRARPRLLRCDLTDEDAIRGLLHEYKPDVIVHCAAERRPDVVERHTEAAVNLNVHATSTLAKEAAVCGAFFLYISTDYVFDGRNPPYGEDDTPNPLNLYGRSKLEGERETLRHCPGAVVLRVPVLFGEVESVSESAVTSLWLKVQEATESCTLDHCQQRFPTDARDVATVCRKLSERGRQDPSIRGIFHFSGKEQMTKYETAVAIAQAFNLPSNHLIPLTEQPAAAALRPINSQLNCSRLELLNLSVSPRPFTSAITDCLWPFTPDKRWRQTVFH; from the exons GAGGAGGTGCTGGTCCCGACTCTCAGGGTCCTGGTTACTGGGGCAACGGGTCTCCTGGGTCGGGCCGTGTGCAGAGAGTTCGAGAACAACGGCTGGTTCGTTATTGGGACGGGATACAGGAGGGCAAGGCCCCGCCTCCTCCGCTGTGACCTCACAGATGAGGATGCCATCAGAGGATTGCTGCACGAATACAAG CCTGATGTGATCGTCCACTGTGCAGCAGAGAGACGTCCAGATGTGGTGGAGAGACACACTGAGGCAGCTGTCAATCTCAATGTGCACGCCACGAGCACGCTCGCCAAGGAAGCAG CCGTGTGCGGAGCGTTCTTCCTCTACATCAGCACCGACTACGTGTTTGATGGCAGGAATCCTCCGTACGGAGAAGACGACACTCCGAATCCTCTGAACCTGTACGGACGCAGCAagctggagggagagagagagacactccGACACTGTCCAG GTGCGGTGGTGCTGCGGGTTCCGGTGCTGTTCGGGGAAGTGGAGTCGGTGTCAGAGAGCGCCGTGACGTCGCTGTGGCTCAAAGTTCAGGAGGCGACAGAAAGCTGTACGCTGGATCACTGCCAGCAGAGATTCCCCACCGACGCCCGAGACGTCGCCACCGTCTGCAGGAAGCTGTccgagagagggagacag GACCCATCCATCAGAGGAATCTTCCATTTCTCGGGTAAAGAGCAGATGACTAAATATGAGACGGCCGTCGCCATTGCTCAGGCCTTCAACCTGCCGTCCAACCACCTCATACCT ctcaCCGAGCAGCCGGCAGCTGCGGCTCTTCGTCCAATCAACAGTCAGTTAAACTGTTCCCGCCTGGAGCTGCTGAACCTGAGCGTCTCGCCACGACCTTTCACCTCCGCCATCACTGACTGTCTGTGGCCCTTCACCCCCGACAAACGCTGGAGACAGACAGTCTTCcactga
- the mat2b gene encoding methionine adenosyltransferase 2 subunit beta isoform X2, whose amino-acid sequence MPGFGLEEEVLVPTLRVLVTGATGLLGRAVCREFENNGWFVIGTGYRRARPRLLRCDLTDEDAIRGLLHEYKPDVIVHCAAERRPDVVERHTEAAVNLNVHATSTLAKEAAVCGAFFLYISTDYVFDGRNPPYGEDDTPNPLNLYGRSKLEGERETLRHCPGAVVLRVPVLFGEVESVSESAVTSLWLKVQEATESCTLDHCQQRFPTDARDVATVCRKLSERGRQDPSIRGIFHFSGKEQMTKYETAVAIAQAFNLPSNHLIPLTEQPAAAALRPINSQLNCSRLELLNLSVSPRPFTSAITDCLWPFTPDKRWRQTVFH is encoded by the exons GAGGAGGTGCTGGTCCCGACTCTCAGGGTCCTGGTTACTGGGGCAACGGGTCTCCTGGGTCGGGCCGTGTGCAGAGAGTTCGAGAACAACGGCTGGTTCGTTATTGGGACGGGATACAGGAGGGCAAGGCCCCGCCTCCTCCGCTGTGACCTCACAGATGAGGATGCCATCAGAGGATTGCTGCACGAATACAAG CCTGATGTGATCGTCCACTGTGCAGCAGAGAGACGTCCAGATGTGGTGGAGAGACACACTGAGGCAGCTGTCAATCTCAATGTGCACGCCACGAGCACGCTCGCCAAGGAAGCAG CCGTGTGCGGAGCGTTCTTCCTCTACATCAGCACCGACTACGTGTTTGATGGCAGGAATCCTCCGTACGGAGAAGACGACACTCCGAATCCTCTGAACCTGTACGGACGCAGCAagctggagggagagagagagacactccGACACTGTCCAG GTGCGGTGGTGCTGCGGGTTCCGGTGCTGTTCGGGGAAGTGGAGTCGGTGTCAGAGAGCGCCGTGACGTCGCTGTGGCTCAAAGTTCAGGAGGCGACAGAAAGCTGTACGCTGGATCACTGCCAGCAGAGATTCCCCACCGACGCCCGAGACGTCGCCACCGTCTGCAGGAAGCTGTccgagagagggagacag GACCCATCCATCAGAGGAATCTTCCATTTCTCGGGTAAAGAGCAGATGACTAAATATGAGACGGCCGTCGCCATTGCTCAGGCCTTCAACCTGCCGTCCAACCACCTCATACCT ctcaCCGAGCAGCCGGCAGCTGCGGCTCTTCGTCCAATCAACAGTCAGTTAAACTGTTCCCGCCTGGAGCTGCTGAACCTGAGCGTCTCGCCACGACCTTTCACCTCCGCCATCACTGACTGTCTGTGGCCCTTCACCCCCGACAAACGCTGGAGACAGACAGTCTTCcactga